In uncultured Campylobacter sp., a genomic segment contains:
- a CDS encoding M15 family metallopeptidase: MKFYKFIFSVATALAMLGGCASPKDAPSAVNLPDQGANAAPAYDMPEESADENLGHISYLKFDVDQNANALPILPFEAQSSGETLLQKRFNALDLKAPATSAKEAFWALDYYKNTSKRQYFFSNMRKVPNEWFEKVRKNASVESFGKVSLPAVTTANASLRNLPTDEAVLYNPVRAGEGLPFDYAQLSFVSIGYPLYVSHFSADGAWAFVGSDAAWGWIKSTEIKILSADAVRELKNSKFLSVIKDEEPVYDKNGNFLFYGRIGAILPFQSEDQFKFYGKIQTQSGLKNYEISKQSASRFPLKFSDENVRALASSLLGQSYGWGGFGGKRDCSLFLQDFLGSFGVWLPRNSKAQGQIGKVVSLANLSAEEKLRVIKTQAVPYRTLFHMNGHIMLYAGMRGDEPLAVHDVWGIRTKDNGRAMIGGIAITTLKIGSDVADIDPKRLLVSRINSMNTFEVASGEEMSRAKKSAIEKAYGVKIVGNEVIFSDGAKIKFDDGEAKDTAHLLNLADVEDTFAQPYPLFKPLALPSNDAGRYRNYELLDKIYGASEAEVKANLTDVVWLKNHGGKTFKFNSKNGAAAALQAVSNELDALALQKPELLKFLDNPSGTFNWRVIEGTKRKSAHSYGIAIDINTDKSDYWRWSKDGSYRNQIPEEIVRVFEKHGFIWGGRWVSFDTMHFEYRPEFGHLR, encoded by the coding sequence TTGAAATTTTACAAATTTATATTTTCCGTAGCGACGGCGTTAGCGATGCTGGGCGGTTGCGCATCGCCAAAAGACGCGCCAAGCGCGGTAAATTTACCCGATCAAGGCGCTAACGCCGCGCCCGCATACGACATGCCCGAGGAGAGTGCGGACGAAAATTTAGGCCACATCAGTTATCTAAAATTCGACGTCGATCAAAATGCAAATGCGCTGCCGATACTGCCTTTTGAAGCGCAAAGTAGCGGCGAAACTCTGCTGCAAAAACGCTTTAACGCGCTTGATTTAAAAGCGCCCGCAACGAGTGCTAAAGAGGCTTTTTGGGCGCTAGATTACTATAAAAATACGTCAAAAAGGCAGTACTTTTTCTCAAATATGCGCAAAGTCCCAAACGAGTGGTTTGAAAAAGTGCGCAAAAACGCGAGCGTAGAGAGCTTCGGCAAGGTTTCTTTGCCTGCGGTAACGACGGCAAACGCGAGCTTGCGAAACCTACCTACCGACGAGGCCGTGCTCTATAATCCCGTGCGCGCAGGCGAAGGGCTGCCGTTTGACTACGCCCAGCTCTCTTTCGTTTCGATCGGTTATCCGCTTTACGTTTCGCACTTTTCGGCCGACGGCGCGTGGGCGTTTGTGGGTAGCGATGCGGCCTGGGGCTGGATAAAATCGACCGAAATCAAAATTTTAAGCGCAGACGCCGTGCGGGAGCTAAAAAACTCTAAATTTTTAAGCGTTATCAAAGACGAAGAGCCCGTCTACGACAAAAACGGCAACTTTTTATTTTACGGACGCATAGGCGCGATTTTACCGTTTCAAAGCGAGGATCAGTTTAAATTTTACGGCAAAATCCAAACCCAAAGCGGGCTAAAAAACTACGAGATCTCAAAACAAAGCGCAAGCCGCTTTCCGCTTAAATTTAGCGACGAAAACGTAAGAGCGCTGGCGTCATCGCTACTGGGGCAAAGCTACGGCTGGGGCGGGTTTGGCGGCAAGCGCGACTGCTCGCTGTTTTTGCAAGATTTCCTGGGTAGCTTTGGCGTGTGGCTACCGCGAAACTCAAAGGCGCAAGGTCAAATCGGCAAGGTCGTGAGCCTAGCAAATTTAAGCGCGGAAGAAAAACTACGCGTCATAAAAACGCAAGCCGTGCCATATAGAACGCTATTTCACATGAACGGGCATATCATGCTTTATGCTGGTATGCGCGGCGACGAACCGCTCGCCGTGCACGACGTCTGGGGTATCCGCACGAAAGATAACGGCAGAGCCATGATCGGCGGCATAGCGATCACGACGCTAAAAATCGGCTCGGACGTAGCAGATATCGATCCAAAACGCTTGCTGGTCTCGCGGATAAACTCCATGAATACCTTTGAAGTGGCCAGCGGCGAGGAGATGTCGCGCGCGAAAAAATCGGCGATCGAAAAAGCTTACGGCGTGAAAATCGTCGGCAATGAGGTGATTTTTTCAGACGGCGCTAAGATCAAATTTGACGACGGCGAGGCAAAAGACACGGCGCACCTGCTAAACCTTGCCGACGTCGAGGACACTTTTGCGCAGCCTTATCCGCTCTTTAAGCCTCTGGCGCTGCCTAGCAATGACGCTGGTAGATACCGAAACTACGAGCTTTTAGATAAAATTTACGGCGCGAGCGAGGCGGAAGTGAAAGCAAATTTAACCGACGTCGTTTGGCTAAAAAATCACGGCGGCAAAACGTTTAAATTTAACTCCAAAAACGGTGCGGCAGCAGCTCTGCAAGCCGTCTCAAACGAGCTTGACGCGCTAGCCCTGCAAAAACCCGAGCTGCTAAAGTTTCTTGACAATCCGTCGGGTACGTTTAACTGGCGCGTGATCGAGGGCACCAAGCGCAAGAGTGCGCACTCCTACGGCATCGCGATAGACATAAATACCGACAAGAGCGACTACTGGCGCTGGAGCAAGGACGGCAGCTACCGCAATCAAATCCCTGAGGAGATCGTGCGCGTTTTTGAAAAACACGGCTTCATCTGGGGCGGGCGCTGGGTTAGCTTTGATACGATGCACTTCGAGTATAGACCGGAATTTGGGCATCTAAGATAA
- a CDS encoding DUF523 domain-containing protein, whose amino-acid sequence MKNKPKILISACLLGENCKYNGGNNADAICADELAKLGQIYDLIAVCPESIGGLTTPREPAEICPNGRVLTKSSGRDVTDEFLLGAQICADIARENGCKIAILKERSPSCGSGWIYDGSFTGRLVSGDGLTAAALKNLGVRIVGESALAELNLEKEAQNGRVDKR is encoded by the coding sequence ATGAAAAATAAACCCAAAATTTTAATCAGCGCCTGTCTGCTCGGCGAAAACTGCAAATATAACGGCGGCAATAACGCAGACGCGATTTGCGCGGACGAACTTGCCAAACTTGGGCAAATTTACGATCTCATCGCCGTTTGTCCGGAGAGTATTGGCGGACTAACGACCCCGCGCGAACCTGCCGAAATTTGCCCAAACGGACGGGTTTTAACCAAATCTAGCGGCCGCGACGTGACGGATGAGTTCCTCTTGGGGGCGCAAATTTGCGCCGATATCGCCCGCGAAAACGGTTGTAAAATCGCTATTTTAAAAGAGCGAAGCCCAAGCTGCGGAAGTGGATGGATTTACGACGGAAGCTTTACCGGGCGGCTCGTTAGCGGCGACGGCCTAACCGCAGCGGCGCTAAAAAATCTAGGCGTTCGCATCGTCGGCGAGAGCGCGCTTGCAGAGCTAAATTTAGAGAAAGAAGCGCAAAACGGCCGAGTGGATAAACGTTAA
- a CDS encoding D-amino-acid transaminase has translation MNGIVYLNGEFIDAAAAKVSAFDRGFIFGDGIYEVVPVLNGRLVDREDFWERFERSLAAIELGLPLSKNDFGGVLEEVVWRNNLKEGGVYMQITRGVADRDFKFIKGLKPTCFVFCYEKDIVANPDAATGIEVVSVEDIRWKRRDIKSISLLAQCYAKEQAVKAGAYEGFMVENGFVTEATSSSAFIIKDNVLITKPLSNEILPGIRRKVILGFAEKAGLEIRQRPFTMQDVYEADEAFISAATLPLLPVVKADGKPISGGKVGKYVPMLRQMYIDKIKKEAGL, from the coding sequence ATGAACGGAATAGTATATCTAAACGGCGAATTTATAGACGCGGCGGCGGCTAAAGTTAGCGCATTTGACCGCGGATTTATCTTTGGCGACGGCATATACGAGGTCGTGCCGGTGCTAAACGGACGGCTCGTGGATAGGGAGGATTTTTGGGAGAGATTTGAGAGGAGCCTGGCTGCGATCGAGCTGGGCTTGCCGCTTTCAAAGAACGATTTTGGGGGCGTTTTAGAGGAGGTAGTCTGGCGAAACAACCTAAAAGAAGGCGGCGTTTATATGCAGATCACCCGCGGCGTCGCCGATAGGGATTTTAAATTTATAAAAGGCTTAAAGCCGACTTGTTTCGTGTTTTGCTACGAAAAAGATATCGTCGCAAACCCTGACGCCGCGACCGGCATCGAGGTCGTTAGCGTCGAGGATATCCGTTGGAAGCGCCGCGACATCAAATCGATCTCGCTTTTGGCGCAGTGCTACGCTAAAGAACAAGCAGTAAAAGCCGGCGCCTACGAGGGATTTATGGTCGAAAACGGCTTTGTGACCGAGGCTACTAGCTCGTCTGCGTTTATTATAAAAGATAACGTCCTGATAACCAAACCGCTCTCAAACGAAATTTTGCCTGGTATCCGCCGCAAGGTGATCCTGGGTTTTGCCGAAAAGGCGGGGCTAGAGATCAGACAGCGACCGTTTACGATGCAAGACGTTTACGAAGCCGACGAGGCGTTTATCTCGGCTGCGACGCTACCGCTACTTCCGGTCGTCAAGGCTGACGGCAAGCCGATAAGCGGCGGCAAAGTCGGCAAATACGTGCCGATGCTAAGGCAAATGTATATAGATAAGATCAAAAAAGAGGCTGGGCTTTAA
- a CDS encoding ABC transporter permease, whose product MSLTKYLLFKYLRFDKTQPFIMLSALLAFLGVGVGLMVLIVAMAIMNGFDKEFERKLFTMNYPITILSAIRGNIDESDVSELKQKFPNLKFSPYIMSQVIIKGANSFEGGLLFGVNSADEKQINSVVAAGLEDRELDGYGLLVGQGVKNEMMINENDKLTLIFTKNDPSGFALTPKMKRFDVVSSFSSGLVAYDKSYLYTSVEALRKILEYDEGKFDGIHVFSNDPFADIEKISRELRLGQKAIGWWQQNGNFFSALALEKRALFIVLMLIILVASLNIVSSLLMTVMNRRQEIALLLSLGASKAEIKKSFFALGATIGGGGIVFGLVLGLFGVWLLGSFDIVNLPADVYGSAKLPMELSLLDLAMILVGAIVIVALSSFYPAKKAAQINVLETLRNE is encoded by the coding sequence ATGAGCCTAACCAAATATCTACTTTTTAAATATCTACGGTTTGATAAAACCCAGCCGTTCATCATGCTTTCAGCGCTTCTGGCTTTTCTGGGCGTGGGCGTCGGGCTCATGGTGCTCATCGTCGCGATGGCGATCATGAACGGCTTTGATAAGGAGTTTGAGCGCAAACTTTTTACTATGAACTACCCGATCACGATCCTCTCCGCCATACGCGGCAACATCGACGAGAGCGACGTTAGCGAACTAAAACAAAAGTTTCCGAATCTCAAATTTAGCCCATATATCATGAGTCAAGTTATCATAAAGGGGGCAAATAGCTTCGAGGGAGGACTGCTTTTTGGCGTAAATTCAGCCGACGAAAAGCAGATAAACTCGGTCGTGGCGGCAGGCCTTGAGGACCGCGAGCTAGACGGATACGGCCTCCTCGTAGGGCAAGGCGTCAAAAACGAGATGATGATAAACGAAAACGACAAACTCACGCTCATTTTTACTAAAAACGACCCGAGCGGCTTTGCGTTAACGCCTAAAATGAAGCGCTTTGACGTCGTGAGCTCGTTTAGCTCGGGGCTTGTTGCTTACGATAAAAGCTATCTCTACACGAGCGTGGAGGCGCTGCGCAAGATACTCGAGTATGATGAGGGCAAATTTGACGGTATACACGTGTTTTCAAACGATCCGTTCGCCGACATCGAAAAGATCTCGCGCGAGCTGAGGTTAGGACAAAAAGCTATCGGCTGGTGGCAGCAAAACGGCAACTTTTTCTCCGCCTTGGCGCTCGAAAAGCGCGCGCTTTTCATCGTTTTGATGCTCATCATCCTGGTTGCCTCGCTAAATATCGTAAGCTCGCTGCTCATGACCGTCATGAACCGCCGCCAAGAGATCGCGCTACTGCTCTCGCTGGGCGCTAGCAAGGCCGAGATAAAAAAGAGCTTTTTTGCTCTCGGCGCCACGATAGGCGGGGGCGGGATAGTGTTTGGGCTCGTGCTTGGGCTCTTTGGCGTGTGGCTACTCGGCAGCTTTGATATCGTAAATTTGCCCGCCGACGTCTACGGCAGCGCGAAGCTTCCTATGGAGCTATCTTTGCTCGATCTTGCTATGATCTTAGTCGGAGCTATCGTCATCGTGGCGCTTTCGTCGTTTTATCCGGCCAAAAAAGCCGCACAGATAAACGTGCTTGAGACGCTTAGGAATGAATAG
- a CDS encoding class II aldolase and adducin N-terminal domain-containing protein: MDLKYCASEISNIALSMFRKNFFGVFHGSISARIQHDSFLINKRTTIFDNVREEDLIMLNSKRDYRWNDASIDADIHLNIYKNINEAKYVCYAMPHYLTAYTLGHAFIRPRDYFGYMRRSEIPIYDPKQFEDWYERADTEIYRYMLENKTNVMVIKGYGVYVHSRTPYQLAKDVAILENTCKLLSIAHSYES, encoded by the coding sequence ATGGACTTAAAATACTGCGCAAGCGAGATCAGCAATATCGCTCTTTCGATGTTTAGAAAAAACTTTTTCGGCGTCTTTCACGGCTCTATTTCAGCTAGGATTCAGCATGATTCTTTTTTGATAAACAAAAGAACGACGATTTTTGATAACGTTAGAGAAGAAGACTTGATAATGCTAAATTCCAAAAGGGATTACCGCTGGAACGACGCGAGTATAGATGCGGATATCCATCTAAATATATACAAAAATATAAATGAGGCCAAATACGTCTGCTACGCCATGCCGCACTATCTAACAGCATACACCCTAGGACACGCCTTTATACGACCGAGGGATTACTTTGGCTACATGAGACGCAGCGAGATACCCATATACGATCCAAAGCAGTTTGAGGACTGGTACGAACGTGCCGATACCGAGATATACCGCTATATGCTAGAAAATAAAACTAACGTGATGGTTATCAAAGGATACGGCGTATACGTGCATAGTAGGACGCCTTATCAGCTAGCAAAAGACGTCGCAATCCTTGAGAATACTTGCAAACTGCTAAGCATTGCGCATTCTTACGAATCGTAA
- the lolA gene encoding LolA-like outer membrane lipoprotein chaperone, translating to MKKILAFLLFCASAFAATLNFVTLQSDFVQTITSENETVDYYGKFYAKSNNRAYWIYERPTPKKIYFDKNRVVVIEDALEQAIVSKFEKAPNLIDVVRNAVKITDTLYKAKYDGVEYLITVKNYIPTRIDYEDKLGNKIKITLSNTKKDFKISDDLLTPVIPSYYDVINQ from the coding sequence ATGAAGAAAATTTTAGCATTTTTACTATTTTGCGCCTCGGCTTTTGCGGCTACGTTAAATTTCGTCACGCTTCAAAGCGACTTCGTGCAAACCATCACGAGCGAGAACGAAACGGTCGATTACTACGGTAAATTTTACGCAAAAAGCAACAACCGCGCCTACTGGATATACGAGCGCCCGACGCCTAAAAAAATCTACTTTGACAAAAACCGCGTCGTCGTGATCGAGGATGCGCTCGAGCAAGCTATCGTCTCTAAATTTGAAAAGGCGCCGAATTTAATCGACGTCGTTAGAAACGCGGTTAAGATCACCGATACGCTTTATAAGGCCAAATACGACGGCGTGGAGTACCTAATCACCGTCAAAAACTACATCCCCACAAGGATCGACTACGAGGATAAGCTCGGCAACAAAATCAAAATCACGCTGAGCAATACTAAGAAGGATTTTAAGATAAGCGATGATTTGCTGACGCCGGTGATACCGTCTTATTATGACGTCATAAACCAATAA
- the secA gene encoding preprotein translocase subunit SecA, with product MITAFMQKIFGTKNDREVKKYFKRVAYINSLESKYQAMSDDELKAKFNEFKAQVQNGEKSQDDLLDDVFAIVREVGKRTLNMRHFDVQLIGGMVLNDGKIAEMKTGEGKTLVASLPVVLNAMSGKGVHVVTVNDYLAKRDATQMGEIYKFLGLSVGVILGGEYDDEARKAAYASDITYGTNNEFGFDYLRDNMKMDFKDKVQREHNFVIVDEVDSILIDEARTPLIISGPANRTLDGYIKANEVARQMKRGEPPATPQEKATGDFVVDEKNRTIAITEEGISKAEKLFGVANLYDMENAILSHHLDQALKAHNLFEKDVHYVVRDGQVVIVDEFTGRLSEGRRFSEGLHQALEAKEGVKIQEESQTLADITFQNYFRLYKKLSGMTGTAQTEATEFSQIYKLDVVSIPTNVPVIRKDNNDLIYKTENEKFKAVIDEIKKAHDRGQPVLVGTASIEKSEKLHNLLVKEKIPHSVLNAKNHEKEAEIIAQAGARGAVTIATNMAGRGVDIRIDDEVRALGGLYIIGTERHESRRIDNQLRGRSGRQGDPGVSRFYLSLEDNLLRIFGSDRIKAIMTRLGIEEGESIDSKMVTRAVENAQKKVESLHFESRKHILEYDDVANEQRKTVYKFRNELLDPNFEVGEKIKQNRAEFVEHLLAQAEIYAGEPKSEYNLEKLSSVIISNGAFMQPDELKDLDYAELVKKITAKFESDYEEKMGVIGEDQRKYLEKVLCLQVLDTAWREHLYQMDILKTGIGLRGYNQKDPLTEYKKESFNLFMELVSRIKFESIKLLTAVRLSFSEPTESAPQEAQDTEATSAPESEEKPGKKVSRNDPCPCGSGKKYKDCHGKSGPKKGAFAEDWDKI from the coding sequence ATGATAACGGCGTTTATGCAAAAGATATTCGGCACGAAAAACGACAGGGAAGTAAAAAAATATTTCAAACGCGTCGCCTACATAAACTCGCTTGAAAGCAAATATCAAGCGATGAGCGACGATGAGCTGAAGGCTAAATTTAACGAGTTTAAAGCGCAGGTGCAAAACGGCGAAAAGAGCCAGGACGATCTGCTAGACGATGTGTTTGCTATCGTCCGCGAGGTAGGTAAAAGGACGCTAAATATGCGCCATTTCGACGTTCAGCTAATCGGCGGCATGGTGCTAAACGACGGTAAGATCGCAGAGATGAAAACGGGCGAAGGCAAAACCCTCGTAGCAAGCTTGCCCGTCGTGCTAAATGCGATGAGCGGTAAGGGCGTGCACGTCGTGACGGTAAACGACTATCTCGCCAAACGCGACGCGACGCAAATGGGCGAAATTTATAAATTTCTAGGCCTTAGCGTCGGCGTGATACTAGGCGGCGAGTACGACGACGAAGCGCGCAAGGCGGCATACGCCAGCGATATCACGTACGGTACGAATAACGAATTCGGCTTTGACTACCTGCGCGATAATATGAAAATGGATTTCAAAGATAAGGTGCAAAGAGAGCATAACTTCGTCATCGTGGACGAGGTCGATAGTATCCTCATCGACGAGGCTAGGACGCCGCTCATCATCTCTGGCCCTGCAAATCGCACGCTAGACGGCTACATCAAAGCAAACGAAGTCGCGCGCCAGATGAAGCGCGGCGAACCGCCTGCAACTCCGCAAGAAAAGGCCACCGGCGACTTTGTCGTCGATGAGAAAAACCGCACGATAGCAATCACCGAAGAAGGCATCTCAAAGGCTGAAAAGCTCTTTGGCGTGGCAAACCTCTACGATATGGAAAATGCGATTTTAAGCCATCACCTAGACCAAGCTCTAAAGGCGCACAATCTCTTTGAAAAAGACGTTCACTACGTCGTTCGCGATGGACAAGTCGTCATCGTCGACGAATTTACGGGGCGTCTTAGCGAAGGACGAAGATTTAGCGAGGGCTTGCACCAAGCGCTCGAGGCCAAAGAGGGCGTAAAGATCCAAGAAGAGAGCCAAACGCTAGCAGATATTACGTTTCAAAACTACTTTAGGCTTTACAAAAAACTATCGGGCATGACGGGCACGGCGCAGACGGAGGCGACCGAGTTTTCGCAAATTTACAAGCTTGACGTCGTATCGATCCCGACAAACGTGCCGGTTATCAGAAAAGACAACAACGATCTCATCTATAAAACCGAAAATGAGAAATTTAAAGCCGTGATCGACGAGATCAAAAAAGCTCACGACCGCGGTCAGCCAGTGCTCGTGGGTACGGCCTCGATCGAAAAGAGCGAAAAGCTGCACAACCTGCTGGTAAAAGAAAAGATCCCCCACTCCGTACTAAACGCTAAAAATCACGAAAAAGAGGCCGAGATCATCGCTCAAGCCGGCGCTCGCGGCGCGGTTACGATCGCTACAAACATGGCCGGACGCGGTGTGGACATCCGTATCGACGACGAGGTAAGGGCTCTGGGCGGCCTATATATCATCGGCACCGAAAGGCACGAAAGCCGCCGTATCGATAACCAGCTGCGAGGCCGCTCGGGACGCCAGGGCGATCCGGGAGTTAGCCGCTTTTATCTAAGCCTTGAGGATAATTTGCTTCGAATATTCGGTAGCGACCGCATAAAGGCGATAATGACGCGTCTAGGTATCGAAGAGGGCGAAAGCATCGACTCTAAAATGGTCACTAGAGCCGTCGAAAATGCGCAAAAAAAGGTCGAGAGCCTGCACTTTGAATCAAGAAAACATATCCTCGAGTACGACGACGTCGCAAACGAGCAGCGAAAAACGGTGTATAAATTTAGAAACGAGCTACTTGATCCAAATTTTGAAGTCGGCGAAAAGATCAAGCAAAACCGCGCCGAATTCGTCGAGCACCTACTAGCTCAAGCCGAAATTTACGCAGGCGAGCCAAAGAGCGAGTATAACCTCGAAAAACTAAGCTCCGTGATAATCTCAAACGGCGCGTTTATGCAGCCTGACGAGCTAAAAGACCTCGACTACGCCGAGCTTGTTAAGAAGATAACGGCTAAATTTGAGTCCGACTACGAGGAAAAAATGGGGGTCATAGGCGAAGATCAGCGCAAATACCTAGAAAAGGTGCTTTGCCTGCAAGTGCTAGATACCGCGTGGCGTGAGCATCTATACCAGATGGATATCCTAAAAACCGGCATCGGGCTACGTGGCTACAACCAAAAAGACCCGCTCACCGAGTATAAAAAAGAGAGCTTTAATCTCTTTATGGAGCTCGTTAGCCGCATTAAATTTGAAAGCATCAAGCTGCTAACGGCCGTACGCCTAAGCTTCTCCGAGCCTACCGAGTCTGCGCCGCAAGAAGCGCAAGATACTGAGGCTACGAGCGCGCCCGAGAGCGAAGAAAAGCCCGGCAAAAAAGTATCCAGAAACGACCCGTGCCCGTGCGGAAGCGGTAAAAAATACAAAGACTGCCACGGTAAGAGCGGCCCTAAAAAAGGAGCTTTCGCGGAGGACTGGGATAAAATTTAG
- a CDS encoding AAA family ATPase — MLNQLLDILKKSNVFLTGRGGVGKSHLTQAVIKHYKSELKNVAVLGSTGIAAVNVGGVSVHSFFKFGICSNLEELRGYDRKQRGKLGELKKMLDVCDLIVIDEISMISAGLMDMIYYRLMSSRFVGRVMLVGDFYHLPPVRKNGDEGSSLFKFLYAFNSSSWHEFEFKNIELVVSKRTKDKKFYDILSMLRIGRLSPEVFAYIENLLVPSVQLDDDTSVLFGRNHEADELNNKMLSKLPAPLERAEALVEIYDENLNENALDRWIANLYAPEILNIKIGAKVIFTVNKWGEYYNGERGQIMQILKEGGEIKSVIVQKEGGEIVEVERARFDMSEFVMEGEHLQERARASLTQFPLKLAYAITIHKSQGMSIENLVCDLNHIFANGQLYVALSRAIDPKKLRIFYGKSRPFREYLQSVVKIDEEVEKFYLENKFENIKEDV; from the coding sequence GTGTTAAACCAGCTGCTAGATATCTTAAAAAAATCAAACGTTTTTCTAACTGGGCGCGGCGGCGTTGGCAAGAGCCACCTCACGCAAGCGGTCATCAAGCACTATAAAAGCGAACTAAAAAACGTCGCGGTGCTGGGTAGCACCGGCATCGCGGCGGTAAACGTCGGCGGAGTGAGCGTGCATAGTTTTTTTAAATTCGGCATCTGCTCAAACCTCGAGGAGCTGCGCGGCTACGACCGCAAACAACGCGGAAAGCTCGGCGAACTAAAAAAGATGCTCGACGTCTGCGATCTCATCGTGATAGACGAGATCTCGATGATCAGCGCAGGGCTTATGGATATGATTTATTACCGCTTGATGAGCTCGCGATTCGTCGGGCGCGTGATGCTCGTGGGCGACTTTTATCATCTGCCGCCCGTGCGAAAAAACGGCGATGAGGGCAGCTCGCTGTTTAAATTTCTTTATGCTTTTAACTCTAGCTCGTGGCATGAATTTGAGTTTAAAAATATCGAGCTAGTCGTCTCAAAACGCACGAAGGATAAGAAATTTTACGATATCTTATCCATGCTTCGCATCGGGCGGCTGAGCCCCGAGGTGTTTGCCTATATCGAAAATTTACTCGTGCCAAGCGTGCAGTTAGATGACGATACGAGCGTGCTTTTTGGGCGTAACCACGAAGCGGACGAGCTAAATAACAAGATGCTCTCCAAACTGCCCGCGCCGCTTGAAAGGGCCGAGGCTCTAGTGGAAATTTACGATGAAAATTTAAACGAAAACGCGCTGGATCGCTGGATCGCAAATCTCTACGCGCCTGAAATTTTAAACATAAAAATCGGCGCGAAAGTTATATTTACCGTAAATAAATGGGGCGAGTATTATAACGGCGAGCGCGGGCAGATAATGCAAATTTTAAAAGAAGGCGGCGAGATAAAAAGCGTCATCGTGCAAAAAGAGGGCGGCGAGATCGTCGAGGTGGAGCGAGCGAGATTTGATATGAGCGAGTTTGTGATGGAGGGCGAGCATTTGCAGGAGCGCGCGAGGGCGTCTTTGACGCAGTTTCCGCTAAAGCTAGCCTACGCGATCACGATCCACAAATCCCAAGGCATGAGCATCGAAAATTTAGTGTGCGACCTAAATCATATCTTTGCCAACGGGCAGCTCTACGTCGCGCTATCGCGGGCGATCGATCCGAAAAAACTGAGGATATTTTACGGCAAAAGTCGGCCGTTTAGAGAGTATTTGCAAAGCGTCGTTAAAATAGACGAAGAGGTCGAGAAATTCTATCTTGAAAACAAATTTGAAAACATTAAGGAAGACGTATGA
- the rsmH gene encoding 16S rRNA (cytosine(1402)-N(4))-methyltransferase RsmH: MNSPHVPVLLDEVLRAFEDIKSGAIVDCTLGYGGHSGAILEQNQNVNLIACDQDEEAIKFSLERLKKFGQRAQIFKSKFSEILGKVEQGQIRGILADIGVSSLQLDKNERGFGLKSENLDMRMDAQAKFSAYDVVNSYSARELERIFADYGELPNPAKFAAKIVEARQNGAIKSAERLAQIIGLKGINGRSVSAATLAFQAIRIEVNNELGELQNLLQSIEDSQIDECIVAIISFHSLEDRIVKNKFRQWAQNCICPPQALRCTCGGDNALGKIVSKKAITPSAAEIKANPRSSCAKMRIFKISRGKNAR, translated from the coding sequence TTGAACTCCCCACACGTTCCCGTGCTACTTGATGAAGTTTTGCGAGCTTTTGAGGATATAAAAAGCGGCGCGATCGTAGATTGTACGCTTGGATACGGTGGGCATTCCGGCGCGATTTTAGAACAAAATCAAAACGTAAATTTAATTGCCTGCGACCAAGACGAAGAGGCGATCAAATTTAGCCTTGAAAGACTGAAAAAATTCGGTCAAAGAGCGCAAATTTTTAAGAGTAAATTTTCAGAAATTTTGGGCAAAGTAGAGCAGGGTCAAATTCGCGGTATCCTAGCCGATATCGGCGTTTCGTCGCTACAGCTAGATAAAAACGAGCGAGGATTTGGCTTAAAAAGCGAAAATTTAGATATGCGCATGGACGCGCAGGCTAAATTTTCGGCTTACGACGTTGTAAATTCTTATAGCGCACGCGAGCTAGAGCGTATATTTGCTGACTACGGCGAGCTACCAAACCCTGCCAAATTTGCCGCTAAAATCGTAGAAGCCAGGCAAAACGGCGCGATAAAAAGCGCCGAACGCCTCGCGCAAATAATCGGCCTAAAGGGCATAAACGGACGTAGCGTTAGCGCGGCGACGCTGGCTTTTCAGGCGATAAGGATAGAGGTAAACAACGAACTTGGCGAGCTGCAAAATTTACTCCAAAGCATTGAGGACTCGCAGATCGACGAGTGCATCGTGGCGATAATTAGCTTTCACTCGCTAGAAGATCGCATCGTAAAAAATAAATTTAGACAGTGGGCGCAAAACTGCATTTGTCCGCCGCAGGCCCTTAGATGCACGTGCGGAGGGGATAACGCGCTAGGTAAAATCGTTAGTAAAAAAGCAATAACCCCAAGCGCTGCCGAGATCAAGGCAAATCCGCGCTCAAGCTGCGCAAAAATGAGGATTTTTAAAATTTCAAGAGGTAAAAATGCAAGATAA